One part of the Gossypium raimondii isolate GPD5lz chromosome 1, ASM2569854v1, whole genome shotgun sequence genome encodes these proteins:
- the LOC105783486 gene encoding uncharacterized protein LOC105783486 isoform X2: MEVVDHETPSLENGQTDKEVEENANVLQFMDSMDAYLTLIHSLSSTLRRGWLELASARHSMGASRVNTVLLDHTSHPAATSLLVTQDEGKVDSGKPHFTLCKWASSSNENSLLGEKQSSQDKLHPQLRHRGSTELYEEKTSSENKASREVDDPVQKERSKSLSMFGTLVSPKLRAAQLSFEH; this comes from the exons ATGGAAGTAGTAGATCATGAAACCCCAAGCTTGGAAAATGGGCAAACTGACAaagaagtagaagagaatgcaaatgttttacaatttatgGACTCCATGGACGCTTATTTGACCCTCATTCATTCTTTATCTTCGACACTTCGCCGG GGATGGCTGGAACTGGCAAGTGCTCGACATTCCATGGGTGCTTCACGGGTGAATACTGTCTTGTTGGACCATACGTCTCATCCTGCTGCTACATCATTGCTTGTAACCCAAGATGAGGGAAAAG TTGACTCGGGCAAACCACACTTTACATTATGCAAATGGGCATCTTCTAGTAATGAGAACTCCTTGTTGGGGGAGAAACAATCTAGCCAAGACAAATTACATCCACAGCTGCGACACAGGGGCAGTACCGAGctttatg AGGAGAAGACCTCATCTGAGAATAAAGCTTCACGTGAAGTTGATGACCCA GTTCAAAAGGAGAGATCTAAATCACTGTCAATGTTTGGAACTCTTGTTTCTCCAAAGCTTCGAGCCGCCCAGCTATCATTTGAG CACTAG
- the LOC105783474 gene encoding uncharacterized protein LOC105783474 isoform X2 has product MAGQTQDQFEVYFRKADLDGDGRISGAEAVSFFQGSGLSKQVLAQIWAYADQSHSGFLSKQEFFNALKLVTVAQRRELTPDIVKAALYGPAAAKIPAPQINFPATSAPQMGAAVPPSSPSVGFRGPGVPNAGMSQQHFPSEQNLSMRPQQTMPAATALHPSQGIAAPESSRGGNIVGQPQAMPAGSTPLSHQSMPTGATGPSLTNQNMSSNWLSGRPGGASTGPRGVAPSTAPRPQAAVSMSSQPTANDSKALVVSGNGLASGLAFGSDAFSATSFTPTQELSTQTFSPHSAPASPGITPVSSGAQPLVKSNSLDSLQSTFSMHSAGSQSQRLYSSPIQGQPVSSPSSSFTPSGISAGAVNAAPNSSQPPWPKMKQSDVQKYTKVFMEVDTDRDGKITGEQARNLFLSWRLPREVLKQVWDLSDQDSDSMLSLREFCFALYLMERYREGRPLPPALPRNVLFDETLLSMTGQPNVSYGNAAWGPNPGFGHQSGMAAQTVTPSAGVKPPVRPNASADTTTMSNQQKPREPVLDDSFGTQPNNNGQNLENGAAEDVMADGKKVDGTEKGILDSREKLEFYREKMQELVLYKSRCDNRLNEITERAIADKREAEMLAKKYEEKYKQVAEIASKLTVEEAKFREIQERKTELHHAIVNIEQGGSADGILQVRADRIQSDLEELMKALTERCKKHGYDVKSAAVIELPTGWQPGVSEGAALWDEEWDKFEDEGFGNELTIDVKKGAVSQRGKASPDGSLTPDSTSYADEKTANLFSASNRAIESESAYTHSEDESARSPRGSPTDRNSLESPSKPFSDDPFGKSTEADAERHHFDESGWGTFDNDDMDSVWGFNSLNTKDSVKARDFFGSSDFDVHTRTESPNAESFYDKKSPFTFEDSVPSTPLSKFGNSPSRFSEASRDQFDSFSRFDSFSMHDGGFSQQPDRLTRFDSINSSKDFGSGFSRFDSINNSKDFGSGFSPQPETLTRFDSISSSKDFGHGFSFDDSDPFGSSGPFKVSSDQQSPKKSSDNWRAF; this is encoded by the exons ATGGCGGGGCAAACTCAGGATCAATTCGAAGTTTACTTCAGGAAAGCAGATTTAGATGGGGATGGCAGAATTAGTGGAGCTGAGgctgtttctttctttcaaggATCCGGTTTGTCCAAACAAGTCCTCGCTCAG ATATGGGCATATGCTGACCAAAGTCATAGTGGTTTCCTGAGCAAGCAAGAGTTTTTTAATGCTCTCAAGCTTGTGACCGTAGCACAAAGGCGTGAATTAACACCAGACATTGTCAAGGCAGCATTATATGGCCCTGCTGCAGCAAAAATTCCAGCTCCGCAAATTAATTTTCCTGCCACATCTGCTCCACAGATGGGTGCAGCTGTGCCACCATCCTCTCCAAGTGTTGGGTTCAGAGGACCAGGAGTTCCAAATGCTGGTATGAGCCAGCAGCATTTTCCATCTGAACAGAACCTGTCAATGAGACCCCAACAAACCATGCCTGCTGCTACTGCCCTGCACCCTTCTCAAGGTATTGCAGCTCCAGAGTCTTCTAGGGGAGGTAATATAGTTGGTCAACCTCAAGCTATGCCTGCTGGTTCTACTCCACTTTCACATCAATCAATGCCCACCGGTGCTACTGGTCCCAgtttaacaaatcaaaatatgtCTAGCAATTGGCTTTCTGGAAGGCCTGGTGGAGCTTCAACTGGGCCACGAGGGGTCGCTCCATCAACAGCACCAAGGCCACAAGCTGCAGTTTCAATGTCCTCCCAGCCTACTGCTAATGATTCTAAAGCATTGGTTGTTTCTGGAAATGGGCTTGCTTCTGGCTTGGCATTTGGAAGTGATGCATTTTCTGCAACCTCGTTTACACCAACACAAGAATTATCTACACAAACCTTTTCTCCCCACAGTGCACCCGCCTCACCAGGGATTACACCAGTTTCAAGTGGGGCCCAACCCTTAGTTAAGTCCAACTCTCTTGATTCATTGCAAAGTACGTTCTCTATGCATTCTGCTGGTAGTCAAAGTCAAAGGCTATACTCGTCTCCAATCCAAGGCCAACCAGTTTCTTCCCCAAGCTCCTCTTTTACACCATCAGGAATCTCTGCTGGAGCTGTGAATGCTGCCCCAAATAGTTCCCAGCCTCCGTGGCCAAAAATGAAACAATCTGATGTTCAGAAATATACTAAAGTGTTCATGGAAGTGGACACTGACAGAGATGGGAAAATAACTGGTGAGCAGGCAAGGAATCTATTTTTGAGTTGGAGGCTACCTAGAG AGGTTTTGAAGCAGGTTTGGGACTTATCTGATCAGGATAGTGATAGTATGCTATCTTTGAGAGAGTTTTGCTTTGCTCTCTATTTGATGGAACGGTATAGGGAAGGCCGTCCTCTTCCACCTGCACTCCCTAGAAATGTTTTGTTTGATGAGACACTCTTGTCCATGACAGGCCAACCCAATGTTTCATATGGAAATGCAGCTTGGGGTCCCAATCCTG GTTTTGGACATCAGTCGGGGATGGCTGCCCAGACAGTGACTCCGTCAGCTGGTGTAAAACCTCCAGTTCGCCCCAATGCTTCTGCTGATACTACTACAATGTCCAACCAACAAAAACCAAGAGAACCAGTGTTGGATGATTCCTTTGGAACCCAACCCAATAACAATGGACAAAATTTAGAGAATGGGGCAGCCGAAGATGTAATGGCTGATGGAAAAAAG GTTGATGGAACTGAAAAGGGGATTTTGGATTCCAGAGAGAAGCTTGAGTTCTACCGTGAGAAAATGCAGGAACTT GTCCTGTATAAAAGCAGATGTGATAATAGACTAAATGAAATCACAGAAAGGGCAATTGCAGATAAGCGTGAG GCTGAAATGTTGGCTAAGAAATATGAAGAGAAATACAAGCAAGTTGCAGAAATAGCTTCCAAATTAACAGTTGAAGAAGCAAAATTTCGTGAGATTCAG GAGAGGAAGACAGAGTTGCATCATGCTATTGTTAACATAGAACAGGGGGGCAGTGCAGATGGTATTCTTCAG GTCCGTGCTGACCGCATACAGTCAGATCTTGAGGAGCTAATGAAGGCCCTGACTGAACGATGCAAGAAACATGGATATGATGTTAAGTCAGCTGCAGTAATTGAGCTTCCCACGG GTTGGCAACCAGGAGTTTCAGAGGGAGCAGCACTCTGGGACGAAGAGTGGGATAAGTTTGAAGATGAAG GATTTGGCAATGAGCTCACTATTGATGTGAAAAAAGGGGCCGTCTCTCAGAGAGGAAAAGCTTCTCCAGATGGTAGCTTGACCCCTGATTCCACTTCCTATGCTGATGAAAAAACTGCGAATCTCTTCAGTGCTAGTAATCGTGCCATCGAGAGCGAGTCTGCATATACACACAGTGAAGATGAATCTGCCAGAAGTCCTCGTGGTAGTCCTACTGATAGAAACTCTCTAGAAAGCCCATCTAAACCATTTTCTGATGACCCTTTTGGAAAGAGCACTGAAGCAGACGCAGAAAGACACCA TTTTGATGAATCAGGATGGGGGACCTTTGATAATGATGATATGGACTCTGTGTGGGGTTTTAATTCTCTTAATACCAAG GACTCGGTCAAGGCCAGAGACTTTTTTGGATCAAGTGATTTTGATGTACACACAAGAACAGAATCCCCAAATGCAGAAAgcttttatgataagaagagtCCATTTACATTTGAAGACTCTGTTCCCAGTACTCCACTCTCCAAGTTTGGGAACTCGCCATCAAGGTTCAGTGAGGCATCAAGGGATCAGTTTGACAGTTTCTCAAGGTTTGATTCCTTCAGCATGCATGATGGTGGATTTTCACAGCAACCGGATAGGCTTACAAGATTCGACTCCATAAACAGTAGCAAGGATTTTGGCAGCGGGTTTTCAAGGTTTGACTCCATAAACAATAGCAAAGATTTTGGCAGCGGATTTTCCCCACAACCTGAGACACTCACGAGGTTCGACTCCATAAGTAGCAGCAAAGACTTTGGCCATGGGTTCTCTTTTGACGACTCAGATCCATTTGGCTCCAGCGGTCCATTTAAAGTCTCATCAGATCAGCAGAGTCCGAAGAAAAGTTCTGATAATTGGCGTGCTTTCTAA
- the LOC105783474 gene encoding uncharacterized protein LOC105783474 isoform X1, translating to MAGQTQDQFEVYFRKADLDGDGRISGAEAVSFFQGSGLSKQVLAQIWAYADQSHSGFLSKQEFFNALKLVTVAQRRELTPDIVKAALYGPAAAKIPAPQINFPATSAPQMGAAVPPSSPSVGFRGPGVPNAGMSQQHFPSEQNLSMRPQQTMPAATALHPSQGIAAPESSRGGNIVGQPQAMPAGSTPLSHQSMPTGATGPSLTNQNMSSNWLSGRPGGASTGPRGVAPSTAPRPQAAVSMSSQPTANDSKALVVSGNGLASGLAFGSDAFSATSFTPTQELSTQTFSPHSAPASPGITPVSSGAQPLVKSNSLDSLQSTFSMHSAGSQSQRLYSSPIQGQPVSSPSSSFTPSGISAGAVNAAPNSSQPPWPKMKQSDVQKYTKVFMEVDTDRDGKITGEQARNLFLSWRLPREVLKQVWDLSDQDSDSMLSLREFCFALYLMERYREGRPLPPALPRNVLFDETLLSMTGQPNVSYGNAAWGPNPGFGHQSGMAAQTVTPSAGVKPPVRPNASADTTTMSNQQKPREPVLDDSFGTQPNNNGQNLENGAAEDVMADGKKVDGTEKGILDSREKLEFYREKMQELVLYKSRCDNRLNEITERAIADKREAEMLAKKYEEKYKQVAEIASKLTVEEAKFREIQERKTELHHAIVNIEQGGSADGILQVRADRIQSDLEELMKALTERCKKHGYDVKSAAVIELPTGWQPGVSEGAALWDEEWDKFEDEGFGNELTIDVKKGAVSQRGKASPDGSLTPDSTSYADEKTANLFSASNRAIESESAYTHSEDESARSPRGSPTDRNSLESPSKPFSDDPFGKSTEADAERHQSFDESGWGTFDNDDMDSVWGFNSLNTKDSVKARDFFGSSDFDVHTRTESPNAESFYDKKSPFTFEDSVPSTPLSKFGNSPSRFSEASRDQFDSFSRFDSFSMHDGGFSQQPDRLTRFDSINSSKDFGSGFSRFDSINNSKDFGSGFSPQPETLTRFDSISSSKDFGHGFSFDDSDPFGSSGPFKVSSDQQSPKKSSDNWRAF from the exons ATGGCGGGGCAAACTCAGGATCAATTCGAAGTTTACTTCAGGAAAGCAGATTTAGATGGGGATGGCAGAATTAGTGGAGCTGAGgctgtttctttctttcaaggATCCGGTTTGTCCAAACAAGTCCTCGCTCAG ATATGGGCATATGCTGACCAAAGTCATAGTGGTTTCCTGAGCAAGCAAGAGTTTTTTAATGCTCTCAAGCTTGTGACCGTAGCACAAAGGCGTGAATTAACACCAGACATTGTCAAGGCAGCATTATATGGCCCTGCTGCAGCAAAAATTCCAGCTCCGCAAATTAATTTTCCTGCCACATCTGCTCCACAGATGGGTGCAGCTGTGCCACCATCCTCTCCAAGTGTTGGGTTCAGAGGACCAGGAGTTCCAAATGCTGGTATGAGCCAGCAGCATTTTCCATCTGAACAGAACCTGTCAATGAGACCCCAACAAACCATGCCTGCTGCTACTGCCCTGCACCCTTCTCAAGGTATTGCAGCTCCAGAGTCTTCTAGGGGAGGTAATATAGTTGGTCAACCTCAAGCTATGCCTGCTGGTTCTACTCCACTTTCACATCAATCAATGCCCACCGGTGCTACTGGTCCCAgtttaacaaatcaaaatatgtCTAGCAATTGGCTTTCTGGAAGGCCTGGTGGAGCTTCAACTGGGCCACGAGGGGTCGCTCCATCAACAGCACCAAGGCCACAAGCTGCAGTTTCAATGTCCTCCCAGCCTACTGCTAATGATTCTAAAGCATTGGTTGTTTCTGGAAATGGGCTTGCTTCTGGCTTGGCATTTGGAAGTGATGCATTTTCTGCAACCTCGTTTACACCAACACAAGAATTATCTACACAAACCTTTTCTCCCCACAGTGCACCCGCCTCACCAGGGATTACACCAGTTTCAAGTGGGGCCCAACCCTTAGTTAAGTCCAACTCTCTTGATTCATTGCAAAGTACGTTCTCTATGCATTCTGCTGGTAGTCAAAGTCAAAGGCTATACTCGTCTCCAATCCAAGGCCAACCAGTTTCTTCCCCAAGCTCCTCTTTTACACCATCAGGAATCTCTGCTGGAGCTGTGAATGCTGCCCCAAATAGTTCCCAGCCTCCGTGGCCAAAAATGAAACAATCTGATGTTCAGAAATATACTAAAGTGTTCATGGAAGTGGACACTGACAGAGATGGGAAAATAACTGGTGAGCAGGCAAGGAATCTATTTTTGAGTTGGAGGCTACCTAGAG AGGTTTTGAAGCAGGTTTGGGACTTATCTGATCAGGATAGTGATAGTATGCTATCTTTGAGAGAGTTTTGCTTTGCTCTCTATTTGATGGAACGGTATAGGGAAGGCCGTCCTCTTCCACCTGCACTCCCTAGAAATGTTTTGTTTGATGAGACACTCTTGTCCATGACAGGCCAACCCAATGTTTCATATGGAAATGCAGCTTGGGGTCCCAATCCTG GTTTTGGACATCAGTCGGGGATGGCTGCCCAGACAGTGACTCCGTCAGCTGGTGTAAAACCTCCAGTTCGCCCCAATGCTTCTGCTGATACTACTACAATGTCCAACCAACAAAAACCAAGAGAACCAGTGTTGGATGATTCCTTTGGAACCCAACCCAATAACAATGGACAAAATTTAGAGAATGGGGCAGCCGAAGATGTAATGGCTGATGGAAAAAAG GTTGATGGAACTGAAAAGGGGATTTTGGATTCCAGAGAGAAGCTTGAGTTCTACCGTGAGAAAATGCAGGAACTT GTCCTGTATAAAAGCAGATGTGATAATAGACTAAATGAAATCACAGAAAGGGCAATTGCAGATAAGCGTGAG GCTGAAATGTTGGCTAAGAAATATGAAGAGAAATACAAGCAAGTTGCAGAAATAGCTTCCAAATTAACAGTTGAAGAAGCAAAATTTCGTGAGATTCAG GAGAGGAAGACAGAGTTGCATCATGCTATTGTTAACATAGAACAGGGGGGCAGTGCAGATGGTATTCTTCAG GTCCGTGCTGACCGCATACAGTCAGATCTTGAGGAGCTAATGAAGGCCCTGACTGAACGATGCAAGAAACATGGATATGATGTTAAGTCAGCTGCAGTAATTGAGCTTCCCACGG GTTGGCAACCAGGAGTTTCAGAGGGAGCAGCACTCTGGGACGAAGAGTGGGATAAGTTTGAAGATGAAG GATTTGGCAATGAGCTCACTATTGATGTGAAAAAAGGGGCCGTCTCTCAGAGAGGAAAAGCTTCTCCAGATGGTAGCTTGACCCCTGATTCCACTTCCTATGCTGATGAAAAAACTGCGAATCTCTTCAGTGCTAGTAATCGTGCCATCGAGAGCGAGTCTGCATATACACACAGTGAAGATGAATCTGCCAGAAGTCCTCGTGGTAGTCCTACTGATAGAAACTCTCTAGAAAGCCCATCTAAACCATTTTCTGATGACCCTTTTGGAAAGAGCACTGAAGCAGACGCAGAAAGACACCA AAGTTTTGATGAATCAGGATGGGGGACCTTTGATAATGATGATATGGACTCTGTGTGGGGTTTTAATTCTCTTAATACCAAG GACTCGGTCAAGGCCAGAGACTTTTTTGGATCAAGTGATTTTGATGTACACACAAGAACAGAATCCCCAAATGCAGAAAgcttttatgataagaagagtCCATTTACATTTGAAGACTCTGTTCCCAGTACTCCACTCTCCAAGTTTGGGAACTCGCCATCAAGGTTCAGTGAGGCATCAAGGGATCAGTTTGACAGTTTCTCAAGGTTTGATTCCTTCAGCATGCATGATGGTGGATTTTCACAGCAACCGGATAGGCTTACAAGATTCGACTCCATAAACAGTAGCAAGGATTTTGGCAGCGGGTTTTCAAGGTTTGACTCCATAAACAATAGCAAAGATTTTGGCAGCGGATTTTCCCCACAACCTGAGACACTCACGAGGTTCGACTCCATAAGTAGCAGCAAAGACTTTGGCCATGGGTTCTCTTTTGACGACTCAGATCCATTTGGCTCCAGCGGTCCATTTAAAGTCTCATCAGATCAGCAGAGTCCGAAGAAAAGTTCTGATAATTGGCGTGCTTTCTAA
- the LOC105783486 gene encoding uncharacterized protein LOC105783486 isoform X1 — protein MEVVDHETPSLENGQTDKEVEENANVLQFMDSMDAYLTLIHSLSSTLRRGWLELASARHSMGASRVNTVLLDHTSHPAATSLLVTQDEGKVDSGKPHFTLCKWASSSNENSLLGEKQSSQDKLHPQLRHRGSTELYEEKTSSENKASREVDDPVQKERSKSLSMFGTLVSPKLRAAQLSFEAALETLVEIANMRSEMLCAFDQVNMKLEGRKDEK, from the exons ATGGAAGTAGTAGATCATGAAACCCCAAGCTTGGAAAATGGGCAAACTGACAaagaagtagaagagaatgcaaatgttttacaatttatgGACTCCATGGACGCTTATTTGACCCTCATTCATTCTTTATCTTCGACACTTCGCCGG GGATGGCTGGAACTGGCAAGTGCTCGACATTCCATGGGTGCTTCACGGGTGAATACTGTCTTGTTGGACCATACGTCTCATCCTGCTGCTACATCATTGCTTGTAACCCAAGATGAGGGAAAAG TTGACTCGGGCAAACCACACTTTACATTATGCAAATGGGCATCTTCTAGTAATGAGAACTCCTTGTTGGGGGAGAAACAATCTAGCCAAGACAAATTACATCCACAGCTGCGACACAGGGGCAGTACCGAGctttatg AGGAGAAGACCTCATCTGAGAATAAAGCTTCACGTGAAGTTGATGACCCA GTTCAAAAGGAGAGATCTAAATCACTGTCAATGTTTGGAACTCTTGTTTCTCCAAAGCTTCGAGCCGCCCAGCTATCATTTGAGGCAG CACTAGAGACACTTGTAGAGATAGCGAACATGCGCTCGGAAATGCTCTGCGCTTTTGATCAAGTCAACATGAAATTGGAAGGCAGAAAGGATGAAAAATAG